From the genome of Candidatus Eisenbacteria bacterium:
GCCCTCTGAGGTTGACTCGTGACGGCCATCGCTATGACGGTGCCGGAACGCGCGTTGAAAACATCATGACTCAAAATCAACACAGGCCTCAACCCTGCCTGCTCACGCCCACGGACAGGATTCAGGTCTGCCCAGCGAATCTCGCCCCTCAGTATTTTGGCCATGCACCCAACTCCTCGGACATACCCTCCTCAGCCATCGCCTTCTCAAAAGCAGGATCCAGCTTCGCGCATTCTCTGGCAAGCCGGCCACGATCCATTCGCTCCAGTTTGTCCTGAACAGCCTCCTCAATCGCCTGGCTTCGATTAGTGAAAATATGCTTTCTAATCAACTGATCCAGACGGTGGACCACCACCTGACTTATACTGATTGCAATCTTCACTTTACCCATGATTCACCTCCCGGTATTACTATATGTCATACCAGAAGCAACGTCAAGGAAGAAAGTTGTGAGAACCTCAATCTCCCAAGGAGGTCACAAATTGTTACCACCTCTGACATCTCCCCACCCCTCTTCCCCCGCATCCCCTTTGAATACGGCCCCAGAAGAGTCACCGTTTCCGAACCGGCTGCGGGTTCGGAATGCGGTGGGCCTCATGGTTCGGCAGATTTTGTTTCCTCTCCAGCTTCCGTTGCAGAAATGCCGCGGCCAACGGAAATGGATCTGTTCATCTTCCGGTATCTTGTCACACCTATGATTCCGGTTATGAATCCGGCGGGAAGACAGGCAATTCCGACAGCCCAAAACCAGCCCTGCTGCGAGAAATGAATGATCGAGATACCGGCGATCAACAAGGCCACTCCGGACCGAAGGTATGCTAGTGTAGTGCGTCTAACGCTTCTTTACATTTGGTGACTTTGGCCAGGATGC
Proteins encoded in this window:
- a CDS encoding ribbon-helix-helix domain-containing protein — translated: MGKVKIAISISQVVVHRLDQLIRKHIFTNRSQAIEEAVQDKLERMDRGRLARECAKLDPAFEKAMAEEGMSEELGAWPKY